One genomic segment of Vibrio penaeicida includes these proteins:
- a CDS encoding NIPSNAP family protein — protein sequence MTITCFIEYRIDPFKVSLFEQYAENWSKIIPECGGDLLGYFVPHEGTNYCAYGLISFPSLTEYEVYRKRLKESESGQSNFSFAKDQRFIIEEKRTFLKVVSSTYKQAPRSLESIV from the coding sequence ATGACCATCACTTGTTTTATTGAATACCGAATCGACCCATTCAAAGTAAGCCTATTTGAACAGTATGCTGAAAATTGGAGCAAGATTATTCCAGAATGTGGCGGCGATCTATTGGGGTATTTTGTGCCTCACGAAGGTACTAACTATTGTGCCTACGGGCTCATTAGTTTCCCTTCTTTAACCGAGTATGAGGTGTATAGAAAAAGGTTAAAAGAGTCGGAATCGGGGCAATCTAATTTCTCATTTGCTAAAGACCAACGCTTTATCATTGAGGAAAAAAGAACGTTCCTTAAAGTTGTGTCGTCCACCTACAAACAAGCCCCTCGCTCTTTGGAAAGTATTGTATGA
- a CDS encoding ArsR/SmtB family transcription factor, giving the protein MEPDIAHVAGLIADKTRSRMLMALMGGKALTATELALEADITAQTASSHLQKLVEGDMLTVRKQGRHKYFQLKNQNIAALLESLLNISVSLSSLGIKTGPENERLRRSRVCYDHLAGELGVSLFDHLVSKGWVSDNVDDATLTDEGLHYFQSIGFDGAEQKKSKRPLCKACLDWSERRNHLAGRLGQWILDDALSKKWALRDMDSRAIEFTQRGLRLFHQKYQIHPE; this is encoded by the coding sequence ATGGAACCAGACATTGCCCATGTGGCAGGACTCATCGCAGACAAAACTCGATCAAGAATGCTAATGGCATTGATGGGTGGAAAAGCACTTACCGCAACCGAGCTTGCCCTCGAAGCCGATATCACCGCACAAACGGCGAGCAGCCATTTACAGAAGCTGGTGGAAGGCGACATGCTTACGGTCCGAAAACAAGGTCGTCACAAATACTTTCAGCTTAAAAATCAAAACATTGCGGCGCTACTGGAATCATTACTTAATATTTCAGTTTCACTGTCTTCGCTAGGCATCAAAACGGGACCTGAAAACGAAAGGCTTCGACGATCGCGAGTATGTTACGACCACCTAGCAGGGGAGTTAGGGGTATCGCTGTTTGATCATTTGGTGTCAAAGGGGTGGGTTTCCGACAATGTAGACGACGCAACGCTAACAGATGAAGGCTTGCACTACTTCCAAAGCATCGGGTTTGATGGGGCTGAGCAGAAGAAAAGTAAACGCCCTCTTTGCAAAGCCTGCTTAGATTGGAGTGAAAGGCGCAACCATCTTGCAGGGCGCCTAGGGCAATGGATTTTGGATGATGCATTGTCAAAAAAATGGGCTTTGCGTGATATGGATTCAAGAGCGATTGAATTTACCCAGAGAGGTTTGCGTCTTTTCCACCAGAAATATCAAATTCATCCAGAATAA
- a CDS encoding RNA-binding S4 domain-containing protein: MSEEIEVEALGVEVASQPIELYKVLKIANVVSGGGEAKYAISEGYVAVNGELETRKRRKLYDGDLIEFNQEYYVIICDAPVSEPEPKEAKSIKQERRKASPPKNKKPASGNKKSSSSNKNSATSKKAKKEQPEKKPNSSPRDEQTGRGSIKF, encoded by the coding sequence ATGAGTGAAGAGATTGAAGTAGAAGCGCTAGGGGTTGAGGTCGCATCTCAGCCAATAGAGCTCTACAAAGTATTAAAAATTGCTAATGTGGTGAGTGGTGGTGGTGAAGCGAAATACGCCATTTCAGAGGGTTATGTAGCCGTTAATGGTGAGCTAGAAACTCGCAAGCGTCGAAAGCTTTACGATGGTGACTTGATTGAATTCAATCAGGAATATTACGTTATCATTTGCGATGCGCCAGTATCAGAACCAGAACCCAAAGAAGCGAAATCCATTAAGCAAGAACGTCGTAAGGCGAGTCCTCCTAAGAATAAAAAGCCAGCTTCAGGTAATAAAAAGTCTAGCTCTAGCAATAAAAACAGCGCGACCAGCAAAAAGGCTAAGAAAGAACAACCCGAGAAGAAACCAAACTCATCCCCTCGTGATGAGCAAACGGGGCGTGGTTCAATAAAGTTTTAA
- a CDS encoding cupin domain-containing protein — MKNRPETAAQPHLEFNVEFDETVRLAAEEQTYAATPMVGVERIMFERLGGEVVRRATSVVRYQPESYFESHVHAGGEEFITLNGVFSDENGDYPKGVYVRNPVSSTHRPHSKEGCEIFVKLAQMPDSENHESFILDTNAADWQINASGIASLQLWKSEYEDTQLIRLTTGSRLVEDVVDEVAEYFVLDGDLQINDETFTAHSWVRFKPHSRVILRSDNGATLYRKIGKGFVRR, encoded by the coding sequence ATGAAAAATAGACCCGAAACCGCTGCTCAACCACATTTAGAATTTAATGTGGAATTTGATGAAACCGTCCGTTTAGCGGCAGAAGAACAAACGTATGCCGCAACGCCTATGGTTGGTGTTGAGCGTATTATGTTTGAAAGACTGGGGGGAGAAGTGGTTCGCAGAGCGACCTCTGTTGTTCGGTATCAGCCAGAAAGTTATTTTGAATCACACGTCCATGCAGGTGGCGAGGAATTTATTACTTTAAATGGCGTTTTTTCTGATGAAAACGGCGACTATCCAAAAGGTGTTTACGTTCGAAATCCCGTAAGCTCAACTCATCGACCGCATTCGAAAGAGGGATGTGAAATCTTTGTAAAGCTGGCACAAATGCCAGATTCAGAAAATCACGAGTCGTTCATTTTGGATACCAATGCCGCAGATTGGCAGATCAATGCAAGTGGTATTGCGTCATTGCAACTCTGGAAATCGGAGTATGAAGACACCCAGTTAATTCGCTTGACAACGGGTAGTCGACTCGTCGAAGACGTTGTTGATGAGGTCGCTGAATATTTTGTATTGGACGGCGATCTTCAAATCAATGACGAAACCTTTACCGCACACTCTTGGGTTAGATTCAAACCACACAGCCGCGTAATTCTGCGCTCAGATAATGGCGCAACCTTATACCGAAAAATTGGTAAAGGTTTTGTCAGGCGTTAA
- a CDS encoding D-serine ammonia-lyase, translating into MVASNHSDLIQRFPLLKKLISLEEICWFNPNATNLETGLPYVGLGIDDIQQASHRLKRFAPYISEVFPETKINQGMIESELVEIPHMHKKLEQLYDTKVAGRLMLKKDSHLPISGSIKARGGIYEVLTHAEQLAIEAGLLKESDDYRIINSDAFRAFFSQYKIAVGSTGNLGLSIGIMSAKLGFSVSVHMSADARQWKKDKLRHHGVNVVEYQQDYGVAVEQGRKEAEKDPHCFFIDDENSQTLFLGYSVAGERLKQQLEKQNITVDEDHPLFVYLPCGVGGGPGGVAFGLKMALGDHVHCIFAEPTHSPCMMLGVHTGLHDQICVQDLGIDNVTAADGLAVGRASGFVGRAMERLLDGYYTLSDEHMYRLLRELSLTEDIQLEPSALAGMAGPFHVCTHQDYLDKFGIDNTKLDNATHIVWATGGGMVPKEEMTRYTNHPR; encoded by the coding sequence ATGGTCGCGTCTAATCACTCGGATTTAATTCAGCGGTTCCCGTTGCTTAAAAAACTTATCTCACTTGAAGAAATCTGCTGGTTTAACCCCAATGCCACCAACTTAGAAACAGGGTTGCCTTATGTGGGCTTAGGCATAGACGATATTCAGCAGGCGAGCCACCGATTAAAAAGGTTTGCCCCTTACATTAGTGAGGTGTTCCCTGAAACGAAAATCAACCAAGGCATGATTGAATCGGAATTGGTCGAGATTCCACATATGCACAAAAAATTAGAGCAGCTCTACGACACAAAAGTAGCAGGGAGATTAATGCTGAAAAAAGACAGTCATCTCCCCATTTCAGGATCTATCAAAGCACGAGGTGGCATTTATGAAGTTTTGACTCATGCTGAACAGTTGGCGATAGAAGCAGGGCTGCTCAAGGAAAGTGATGATTACCGCATCATCAACTCCGACGCGTTCCGAGCGTTCTTCAGCCAATACAAAATAGCGGTAGGGTCAACAGGGAACCTCGGTCTGTCGATAGGTATTATGAGTGCCAAGCTTGGATTTTCAGTGTCCGTTCATATGTCAGCAGACGCGCGACAGTGGAAAAAAGACAAGCTTCGACACCACGGTGTCAATGTGGTGGAATACCAACAAGATTACGGGGTGGCCGTCGAACAAGGGCGTAAAGAAGCTGAAAAGGATCCACACTGCTTTTTTATCGATGATGAAAATTCACAAACCCTTTTCCTAGGGTATTCCGTTGCTGGAGAAAGGCTGAAACAGCAGTTAGAAAAGCAAAACATCACCGTAGATGAAGATCACCCGCTGTTTGTGTATTTACCATGTGGAGTGGGTGGCGGACCTGGGGGCGTCGCGTTTGGTTTAAAAATGGCACTCGGCGACCACGTGCACTGCATTTTTGCCGAACCGACCCACTCTCCTTGCATGATGCTTGGCGTACACACGGGTTTGCACGATCAAATATGCGTGCAAGATTTGGGGATTGATAACGTAACTGCGGCCGATGGCTTGGCGGTTGGCAGAGCTTCTGGCTTTGTTGGAAGAGCCATGGAACGTTTGCTAGACGGGTACTACACCTTATCAGACGAGCATATGTATCGCTTACTGCGAGAACTGTCGTTAACGGAAGATATACAACTAGAACCGTCCGCTTTGGCTGGTATGGCAGGGCCATTTCATGTTTGCACACACCAAGACTACTTAGACAAGTTCGGCATCGATAACACCAAATTGGACAACGCCACTCACATAGTCTGGGCAACTGGCGGCGGTATGGTGCCGAAGGAAGAAATGACCAGGTATACCAATCACCCACGATAA
- a CDS encoding HAD family hydrolase, which translates to MNTKNSDSKEGILDYQTIIFDLDGTLVEPRQGFIRSINYSLQAHNFPSYPEQHLLNYIGPPLDLTFYDITKQNDPKLIQSLVDKYRERYSKIGYKENTLYAGIAQTLKTLHQSEQFTLGLCTSKRADYASQILEMHGLRDLFAFVDGGDVGIEKWQQLESLKKKGVITARSLMVGDRAVDLTAAHKNGLKSAGVLWGYGSKQELTAETPFHLWSKPEDILKLLEHKCSGCH; encoded by the coding sequence ATGAACACTAAAAATTCGGACAGCAAGGAGGGAATATTGGATTATCAAACCATAATTTTTGATTTGGACGGTACACTCGTCGAACCCCGGCAAGGCTTTATACGGTCTATAAATTATTCGCTGCAAGCGCACAACTTCCCCAGTTACCCAGAGCAGCACTTACTCAATTACATCGGCCCTCCGTTAGACCTCACTTTTTACGACATCACCAAGCAAAACGACCCCAAACTCATACAATCTCTCGTCGACAAATACCGCGAACGTTATTCCAAAATCGGATACAAAGAAAATACCCTTTACGCTGGCATTGCCCAAACGCTGAAAACCCTCCATCAATCTGAACAATTTACACTTGGTCTTTGCACATCTAAACGAGCAGATTACGCCAGTCAAATTCTAGAAATGCATGGTCTTCGAGATCTCTTTGCATTCGTTGATGGTGGCGACGTTGGTATTGAGAAATGGCAACAATTGGAATCTCTAAAAAAGAAAGGGGTTATTACAGCACGTTCTTTGATGGTTGGAGACCGAGCCGTGGATTTGACTGCTGCACACAAAAATGGACTGAAGAGTGCAGGCGTGTTGTGGGGCTACGGTTCGAAGCAAGAGCTTACGGCAGAAACCCCCTTCCACTTGTGGAGCAAGCCTGAAGACATTTTGAAACTGTTGGAGCATAAATGCTCTGGTTGCCATTAA
- the cbiB gene encoding adenosylcobinamide-phosphate synthase CbiB, producing the protein MDWWVNSVFMSAIAICGALVLDALFGEPKKWHPLIGFGNVVYWLEEKINTPASRDTLKSKIKGSVAWLLVIFPFVGGVFWVASWVSGSSSLWGFFFQAVILYLCIGQKSLLEHASWIHQPLQAGDLAEAREKVGWIVSRETEQMSEYQITSAAIESVLENGNDAVFGTLFWFVLLGAPGAVLFRLTNTLDAMWGYKNDRFNSFGFIAAKADDVMGYLPAKATAVSYAILGNTKQAMECWKAQAQACSSPNGGPVMTSGAGSLNIRIGGPAMYHGKMHNKIHMGSGELAKPEDIPRACRLVVRTSLLWCGALILLGLVMLDWNTLLSGANL; encoded by the coding sequence ATGGATTGGTGGGTAAACAGCGTATTTATGTCGGCTATAGCGATATGCGGTGCACTGGTGCTGGATGCCTTGTTCGGAGAGCCTAAAAAATGGCATCCCCTAATAGGTTTTGGCAACGTCGTTTATTGGCTTGAAGAAAAGATAAATACTCCAGCCTCAAGAGATACTTTGAAAAGCAAAATCAAAGGATCAGTGGCTTGGTTGTTGGTTATCTTCCCCTTTGTTGGCGGTGTTTTTTGGGTTGCTTCTTGGGTGAGTGGATCTTCTTCGTTATGGGGGTTTTTCTTTCAAGCGGTGATTCTCTACCTTTGTATCGGTCAGAAGAGTTTACTTGAACATGCAAGTTGGATTCATCAGCCTTTGCAGGCGGGGGATCTTGCCGAAGCAAGAGAGAAAGTTGGTTGGATAGTAAGCCGAGAAACCGAGCAGATGTCCGAGTATCAAATCACATCCGCAGCCATAGAATCGGTACTAGAAAATGGGAACGATGCGGTTTTTGGCACGCTTTTCTGGTTTGTATTGCTTGGCGCTCCGGGCGCTGTTTTATTCAGGCTAACCAACACCCTGGATGCTATGTGGGGGTACAAAAACGATCGATTTAATAGCTTTGGGTTTATCGCCGCCAAAGCGGACGACGTTATGGGGTATCTACCTGCAAAAGCTACCGCTGTCAGTTATGCGATCCTTGGTAACACCAAGCAGGCTATGGAATGCTGGAAAGCACAAGCTCAAGCTTGTTCTAGCCCTAATGGCGGTCCAGTCATGACGTCGGGCGCGGGTTCACTTAACATCAGAATCGGTGGTCCTGCGATGTATCATGGAAAAATGCATAATAAAATTCACATGGGATCTGGGGAGCTCGCGAAGCCAGAAGACATCCCAAGAGCTTGTCGACTGGTCGTGCGAACCAGCCTATTGTGGTGTGGCGCGCTCATACTGCTCGGCCTTGTAATGCTGGATTGGAACACGCTGCTTTCAGGAGCCAACTTATGA
- a CDS encoding antibiotic biosynthesis monooxygenase family protein, with protein sequence MIAVIFEVEPKASGKEAYFDIAGQLKEDLNQIEGFISVERFQSLVTPNKFLSLSFWQDEAAVKRWRTLATHRVAQDKGRKELFTQYRLRVAHVVRDYGLEERAQVPLD encoded by the coding sequence ATGATTGCCGTGATATTTGAAGTCGAACCCAAAGCGTCGGGCAAGGAAGCGTATTTCGATATCGCGGGGCAACTGAAAGAAGATCTGAACCAGATAGAAGGGTTTATTTCCGTTGAGCGGTTTCAAAGCCTAGTGACACCCAATAAGTTTTTGTCGCTTTCATTTTGGCAGGATGAAGCCGCTGTAAAGCGTTGGCGAACCTTGGCAACACACCGCGTTGCGCAAGATAAAGGCAGAAAAGAGTTGTTTACCCAATACCGCCTAAGGGTTGCACATGTGGTCAGAGATTACGGGCTGGAAGAACGGGCGCAAGTGCCATTGGACTGA
- a CDS encoding threonine-phosphate decarboxylase — MIHHGGKLLEFSARFDIPVEDWLDLSTGVSPYTYPVSDIPTNVWNRLPEDEDGLIEAAQRYYQSPHLLPIAGSQAGIQLLPSLLCEHRVLDKASTLPMFSTKALRVLLPKVGYKEHQHAWQQCVAKGFAELSFYDGKPDEQSIANCDVLLVINPNNPQGIKFAPRIIQSWLSALPEHGCLVVDEAFMDMTPDHSALTLYPQGVPSNLFVFRSVGKFFGLAGMRLGFLFASADWLAKVQSRLGPWTVPGPTRYVAKQALLDQKWQKNNREQLMSDGKKMRTLLSVFFQEIEGQTLFHTVKCAEAEKRHMQLAERGILVRLCDEGDALRFGLPREQSQWLRLEDTLRDIWSNLSR; from the coding sequence ATGATTCATCATGGCGGCAAATTATTGGAATTTTCTGCTCGTTTTGACATTCCCGTCGAAGATTGGCTGGACTTATCCACTGGCGTGAGCCCATACACTTACCCTGTAAGCGATATACCGACAAACGTGTGGAACCGCTTACCGGAAGATGAGGATGGACTTATCGAAGCCGCGCAGCGGTATTATCAATCCCCACACCTTTTACCTATCGCGGGCAGCCAAGCGGGTATTCAGTTGTTGCCATCTCTACTATGCGAGCACCGCGTGTTGGACAAAGCTTCAACTTTGCCGATGTTTAGCACTAAGGCGCTTCGAGTCTTACTGCCAAAGGTGGGGTACAAGGAGCATCAGCACGCGTGGCAGCAATGTGTGGCTAAAGGGTTTGCGGAACTGAGTTTTTACGATGGCAAACCAGACGAGCAGTCCATTGCCAATTGCGACGTTTTACTCGTGATTAACCCAAACAATCCGCAAGGGATCAAGTTTGCACCACGTATTATTCAATCGTGGTTATCTGCTCTGCCCGAACACGGCTGTTTAGTGGTGGATGAAGCGTTTATGGACATGACGCCTGATCACTCTGCCTTGACGCTCTATCCACAAGGGGTACCAAGCAATCTTTTTGTTTTTCGTTCCGTTGGTAAGTTTTTTGGGTTGGCGGGCATGCGACTGGGCTTTTTGTTCGCATCTGCCGATTGGCTAGCAAAAGTACAGTCTAGGTTAGGTCCTTGGACCGTTCCCGGACCAACTCGTTACGTCGCGAAGCAAGCGTTGTTGGACCAGAAATGGCAAAAGAACAACCGCGAACAGTTGATGAGCGATGGGAAAAAAATGCGAACGCTACTCAGCGTATTTTTCCAAGAGATTGAAGGACAAACACTTTTCCATACAGTGAAATGCGCAGAAGCAGAAAAGCGGCATATGCAACTTGCGGAAAGAGGAATCCTAGTTAGATTATGCGATGAAGGCGATGCTTTACGATTTGGTTTACCTCGTGAGCAATCTCAGTGGCTTAGGTTGGAAGATACGCTTAGAGATATTTGGAGCAATCTCTCAAGATGA
- a CDS encoding class I SAM-dependent methyltransferase, with protein MKEAKDFWNKSAPKYAKRPVRDEAVYQKKLEVTQSYFEQGWNILEFGCGTGTTAINHSPYVSSIVAIDISSNMLEIAKSKAEQEGVSNIEFKEGTFDQLNLTKQSFDAVLGLNVLHLMDDVDIVLAQVFDLLKPNGIFVSSTALIGQLNIAWRLLIPLMQTLNLAPFVNRMTKDSLTEKLLKAGFDIEYEWQPGGDSMFMIARKPSAEDVANMKS; from the coding sequence GTGAAAGAAGCTAAAGACTTTTGGAATAAAAGCGCACCCAAGTATGCCAAAAGACCAGTCAGAGACGAGGCGGTATATCAAAAGAAGCTGGAGGTAACGCAAAGTTACTTTGAACAAGGCTGGAACATTCTAGAATTTGGTTGCGGAACGGGTACAACAGCAATCAACCATTCCCCTTATGTAAGCAGCATTGTTGCCATCGATATTTCCTCAAACATGTTGGAGATTGCAAAATCCAAAGCGGAACAAGAGGGAGTCAGCAACATAGAATTTAAAGAGGGGACGTTTGACCAACTCAATTTGACGAAGCAAAGCTTCGATGCGGTACTCGGGCTGAATGTGCTTCACTTAATGGATGATGTCGACATCGTGCTTGCACAAGTATTCGACTTGCTAAAACCCAATGGTATTTTCGTTTCGAGTACGGCGCTCATCGGGCAACTGAATATTGCATGGCGTTTGCTAATTCCGTTAATGCAAACACTCAATCTAGCCCCTTTTGTGAACCGAATGACGAAAGACAGCTTAACCGAAAAACTGCTTAAAGCGGGTTTCGACATTGAATACGAATGGCAGCCCGGAGGTGACTCAATGTTTATGATTGCCCGAAAACCATCCGCTGAAGATGTCGCAAATATGAAATCATAA
- a CDS encoding histidine phosphatase family protein, which translates to MQFTRSIVLVRHGETEWNRAGILQGWRDSRLTQKGIQQIRHSARKVFKYQSNNLFPIYTSDLGRSLSSARILANELGGYLVVDKRLRERAFGELEGKPLGADFVRKNKKMPETIEHYHSRIRAFIYAVTRQQSDQPVIVVGHGEWIRTWQQLFIGGAEFSLPQNGDIVVGKLESGKKAS; encoded by the coding sequence ATGCAATTTACACGGTCCATAGTGCTAGTTCGACATGGAGAGACAGAATGGAATCGAGCGGGCATTTTGCAAGGGTGGCGCGACAGCCGCTTGACCCAAAAAGGAATCCAGCAGATCCGCCATTCAGCACGAAAAGTCTTTAAATATCAGTCTAATAATCTCTTTCCTATCTACACCAGCGATTTAGGTCGTTCTCTATCATCCGCCAGAATATTGGCCAATGAATTGGGAGGATACCTTGTAGTTGATAAACGATTGAGGGAAAGGGCGTTTGGAGAATTAGAAGGCAAACCGTTAGGGGCTGATTTCGTTCGGAAAAACAAGAAGATGCCTGAAACTATTGAGCATTACCACTCCAGAATACGAGCGTTTATCTACGCTGTGACTCGGCAACAATCGGATCAACCTGTGATTGTGGTTGGGCATGGAGAGTGGATTCGTACTTGGCAACAATTGTTTATCGGCGGTGCGGAGTTCTCGCTACCCCAAAATGGCGACATTGTTGTCGGAAAGTTGGAATCAGGGAAAAAGGCTTCTTAA
- a CDS encoding cytochrome P450, translated as MKQIEQLPMPPTAGILGHVGYLKKPNIHQQMLGWIAEYGVQFRLRLGLKNVLVLADPSQVKQVLKSRPDEFRRLKSIENVFDEVGLNGIFSAEDERWRHQRKLTEPMFQPSHLKHFYPQLAVVTERLKKRFESLAETGEAVELVDEFKKYTVDVTSLLAFGEDFNSIEQIETPLADALGDVFPIVNQRCKSPIPMWRFFKTKKDKQFDASLEKVKQFVTGCIEKQRRKLTQEPALIDMPENMLQIMLIEQNRDSTLTDNDILANALTLLLAGEDTTANTLAWMSYLVSGDQSSEADLSQELQNLGSEHILSWPLPRVPYITAIMYEAMRLKPVAPQLYLEPIEDTHIGDIEVKKGTPVFVMLHANGFDPELFADPKTYDPNRWLEQGGASFSNLQPFGAGARLCPGRSLAMMEIKLAFHALFSSFRVEPQQGQEDVVEQFAFTMSPVGYKVQIHKR; from the coding sequence ATGAAGCAAATAGAGCAACTTCCCATGCCACCCACCGCTGGAATACTCGGTCATGTTGGTTACTTGAAGAAACCCAATATCCATCAGCAAATGCTGGGTTGGATAGCAGAATACGGGGTTCAGTTCCGCCTTCGGCTAGGGCTAAAAAACGTATTGGTGCTGGCGGACCCATCTCAGGTGAAGCAAGTACTTAAATCCCGACCGGATGAGTTTCGTCGACTTAAAAGCATTGAAAATGTATTTGATGAAGTTGGCTTGAACGGTATTTTTTCCGCAGAGGACGAACGCTGGCGGCACCAAAGAAAACTGACGGAACCCATGTTTCAACCTAGCCATCTAAAGCACTTTTATCCGCAACTTGCGGTAGTAACTGAACGGCTTAAAAAACGTTTTGAGTCTCTGGCGGAAACTGGAGAAGCAGTAGAGTTGGTTGACGAGTTTAAAAAGTACACGGTCGACGTTACTTCGCTGCTCGCGTTTGGTGAAGATTTTAACTCCATAGAACAAATAGAAACGCCTTTAGCGGATGCCTTAGGTGATGTTTTCCCTATTGTGAATCAGCGCTGTAAGTCACCGATACCAATGTGGCGATTCTTTAAAACAAAGAAAGACAAACAATTTGACGCAAGCTTAGAAAAAGTAAAGCAGTTCGTGACGGGGTGTATTGAAAAGCAAAGGCGAAAATTGACGCAAGAACCGGCACTTATCGACATGCCTGAAAACATGCTCCAGATTATGCTGATCGAGCAAAACCGAGATTCCACACTCACGGACAACGATATTCTCGCGAACGCGCTCACGCTATTATTGGCTGGTGAGGATACCACCGCAAATACGCTTGCGTGGATGTCATACTTAGTCAGCGGAGACCAATCTTCAGAGGCAGATTTGAGCCAAGAACTGCAAAACTTGGGAAGTGAACATATTCTGTCCTGGCCGTTGCCACGCGTCCCTTACATTACTGCCATTATGTACGAAGCCATGCGTTTAAAACCTGTCGCCCCCCAACTTTATTTAGAACCTATTGAAGATACCCATATCGGCGATATTGAAGTAAAAAAGGGAACCCCTGTTTTTGTTATGCTTCATGCCAATGGTTTCGATCCTGAGTTGTTTGCCGATCCAAAGACGTATGATCCAAATCGCTGGCTAGAACAAGGTGGCGCTTCGTTTTCAAACTTACAGCCGTTTGGTGCCGGAGCCAGACTTTGCCCAGGGCGCTCACTTGCGATGATGGAGATTAAACTGGCATTTCATGCTTTGTTTAGTTCGTTTCGCGTGGAGCCACAGCAAGGTCAGGAGGATGTTGTCGAGCAATTCGCGTTCACTATGTCTCCGGTAGGGTATAAGGTGCAAATTCACAAGCGATAA
- the dsdC gene encoding DNA-binding transcriptional regulator DsdC: MYTKQDRFSKQQTLSSMQLSKLHTFEAAARHCSFSLAAEELSITPSAVSHKMSKLEDELGIALFHRASRKVSLTDEGERMYQSVRKTLFALNQDVLDIKNGDVSGTLTVYSRPSFAQCWLVPKLADFKQQFPLIELKLLTGNENIQLQGYGIDVAIYFDDKKNTSLQCTEILSESVFPVCSPQYAEQYDLLEKPQFLDQVTLLHDDQAWDTDSGRSEWDEWANANGINLKNGRYSGMSFDRSDLAVLAAVNHSGVAMGRKHLVNDLLTNGALIAPFGDGGVVCKQQYYAVNVRENVPKKVVQFLAWLRKHAEEIK, encoded by the coding sequence GTGTACACCAAGCAGGATCGATTCTCAAAACAACAAACCCTGAGTAGTATGCAGTTATCTAAGCTGCATACTTTTGAAGCCGCGGCGAGGCATTGCTCTTTTTCTTTAGCAGCCGAAGAACTCTCCATTACGCCTAGTGCCGTTTCGCATAAAATGTCTAAACTCGAAGACGAGCTGGGCATTGCGCTGTTTCATCGAGCCAGCCGAAAAGTCTCTCTAACAGATGAAGGTGAGCGCATGTACCAGTCAGTGCGCAAAACTTTATTCGCCTTAAATCAAGATGTCTTAGACATAAAAAACGGTGATGTATCGGGTACGCTAACCGTGTATTCGCGCCCCTCTTTCGCTCAGTGTTGGCTTGTTCCGAAGCTAGCAGACTTCAAACAACAATTTCCATTAATAGAACTAAAGCTTCTCACTGGGAACGAAAATATCCAGCTTCAAGGGTACGGCATTGATGTCGCCATCTATTTTGATGATAAGAAAAACACGTCTCTACAATGCACAGAGATTCTGTCTGAATCCGTTTTTCCCGTATGTTCACCTCAATATGCCGAGCAATACGATTTGCTCGAAAAGCCTCAATTCTTGGATCAAGTCACGCTGCTCCATGACGATCAAGCGTGGGATACCGATTCGGGTAGAAGCGAGTGGGATGAATGGGCGAATGCCAACGGTATTAATCTTAAAAACGGTAGATATTCGGGTATGTCTTTTGACCGCTCTGATCTTGCCGTGTTGGCGGCAGTGAATCATTCCGGTGTCGCGATGGGCAGGAAACACTTGGTTAATGATCTCCTCACGAATGGAGCCTTGATAGCGCCTTTTGGCGATGGTGGTGTGGTGTGTAAACAGCAATACTATGCGGTCAATGTTCGTGAAAATGTCCCTAAGAAAGTGGTTCAATTTTTAGCGTGGCTTCGCAAACACGCAGAAGAGATTAAATAG